A window of Gallaecimonas kandeliae genomic DNA:
GATGCCAGGCGTGCAGCATCAGCCGCTCCAGGCCCTGGCCTTTCAAGCGGGCGTCGAAGTCCCTGTCGCCGTATTTGTCGTCCCCGGCGATGGGGTGGCCGGCATATTGGGTATGGACGCGGATCTGGTGGGTACGGCCCGTGACCGGAAAGGCATTGACCAGGGTGGCGACGCCGTTGAAGCGGCGCTCGACCTTGAAACGGGTCTCGCTGGCCTTGCCTTCGGCATCCACCCGTACCATGCGCTCGCCGGATTGCAGGGTGTTTTTCTGCAAAGGTGCCCGGATCACCCGCTTGGCGCTGGGCCAATCGCCCCGCACCAGGCAGAGGTAGTCCTTCTGCATGGTCTTTTCACGCAGCGCCTCGTGCAGGCCGCGCAGGGCCGAGCGTTTCTTGGCGATGAGGATACAGCCGGAGGTGTCGCGGTCCAGGCGGTGAACCAGCTCCAGGAAGTGGGCATCGGGGCGCAGCGCGCGCAGCCCCTCGATGAGGCCAAAGGACAGCCCGGAGCCGCCGTGCACGGCAAGGCCGGCCGGCTTGTTGACCACCATCAGGCTGTCGTCTTCGTAAAGCACGCAGTCGTTGAGGCGGGCCACCTGGCTGAGGTTGGCATTGGGCAGCGCCTTTTCTTCGGCCACCCGCAGCGGCGGAATACGGATCTGATCACCAGCCTCCAGCTTGTACTCGGGCTTGACCCTTTTCTTGTTGACCCGCACCTCGCCTTTGCGCAGGACACGATAAATAAGGCTCTTCGGCACCCCTTTGAGGAAGGTGCGCAGGAAGTTGTCGATGCGTTGCCCGGCAAGGTCCGGTTCAACGGCCACATACTGCACTGTGGCGGTGTTGTTGGCTGTGCTCATAGGGCGCGCATTCTAACACAGGGGATTTCGCCGAAGTATGCTTGCCGAAATTCCAAAATCAATGGGATAATGCAACAGTCTGTATTCGGCTAGGATTAGCTGACAGACGCCAAATTTTTCCGGGGCCCGGCCAATCACCGGGGCCCGATATTGAGAAAAGGCACAGCTTCGCGCCCGATGAGCGCGTCACTGGACTTGAAAACGACTGGATGCCTTTTTGGTGAAACGCTTTGTGGCAGGCAGAAGGCCTGTCCCTTCACCAGACATCGTTCAAACGCAAAAACAAGTGGAAACGCCGACAGCGCCCCATCATCTCACCCAGCCGGGAGGCTGCTGTACTACCTGCACGGGGCCAGGCCCAGAGGATGCGCACCATCAGGGTGCGAGTGCTGTGACCATTACAAGGTAATGAGTCACTTATGAAAAGAATGCTAATCAACGCAACTCAGGCCGAAGAGTTGCGGGTGGCTTTGGTGGATGGTCAAAAACTTTATGACCTGGACATCGAGCACCCCGGCCACGAACAGAAAAAAGCCAACATCTATAAAGGCAAGATCACCCGCGTAGAACCCAGCCTGGAAGCCGCCTTCGTCGACTATGGCGCCGAGCGTCACGGCTTCCTTCCCCTCAAGGAAATCGCCCGCAGTTACTTTGTCGAAGGCGCCAAGGTCTCAGGCCGTCCCAACATCAAGGACGTGCTCAAGGAAGGCCAGGAAGTCATAGTGCAGATCGACAAGGAAGAGCGTGGCAACAAGGGCGCGGCCCTGACCACCTTCCTGAGCCTGGCTGGTTCCTACCTGGTGCTGATGCCCAACAACCCCCGCGCCGGCGGTATTTCCCGCCGCATCGAGGGTGATGAGCGCACCGAGCTCAAAGAAGCCCTTTCCCATCTTGAGCCGCCGGAAGGCATGGGCCTTATCGTCCGTACCGCCGGCGTCGGCAAGTCTGCCGAAGAGCTGAAGTGGGACCTGGACGTGCTGCTGCACCACTGGAACAACATCCAGGAAGCGGCGGCCAGCCGCCCTGCCCCTTTCCTGATCCACCAGGAATCCAACGTCATAGTGCGGGCCATCCGCGACTACCTGCGCCGTGATGTTGGCGAGATCGTCATCGACCACGCCCGGGTCTTCGAAGAGGTCAAGAACCACATCCAGACCATGCGTCCCGACTTCCTGAGCCGGGTCAAGCACTACAAGGGTGAGATCCCCCTCTTCAACTACTACCAGATCGAGTCCCAGATCGAGTCGGCCTTCCAGCGCGAAGTGCGCCTGCCCTCCGGTGGTTCCATCGTCATCGACTCCACCGAGGCCCTGACCGCCATCGACATCAACTCCGCCCGCGCTACCAAGGGTGGTGACATCGAGGAGACGGCCCTCAACACCAACCTCGAAGCGGCCGACGAAATCGCCCGCCAGCTGCGCCTGCGCGACTTGGGCGGCCTGGTGGTCATCGACTTCATCGACATGACCCCGGCCCGTCACCAGCGGGAAGTGGAAAACCGCCTGGCGGACGCCGTGCGCGCCGACCGCGCCCGGGTACAGCTCGGCCGCATCAGCCGCTTCGGCCTGATGGAGATGTCCCGCCAGCGCCTGCGCCCCTCCCTGGGTGACTCCTCCAACCATGTCTGCCCCCGCTGTACCGGCACAGGTTACATCCGCTCCACCGAGTCCTTGGCCCTGTCCATACTGCGCCTCATCGAGGAAGAGTCCCTCAAGGACAACACCGCCCAGGTCGAGGCCCAGGTACCGGTTTCCGTTGCCGCCTACCTGCTCAACGAGAAGCGCGGCGCCATCCGCTTCATCGAGCAGCGCCATGACGTGCGCGTCTTCATAGTTCCCAACCAGTACCTGGAGACCCCACACTTCGAAGTGCTCCGTCACCGCGAAGACGAGGAGCTGGAAGAGCCCTCCTACGACATGACCAAGGGCCAGGACAAGCGTGCGCCTGTCTATGTTCCCCCTGTCGCCGCCAAGCACCAGAAGGCTGACGAGCCTGCCCTCAAAGGCCTGCAGGCCCCTGCCGCGCCGGCCCCCAGTGCTGCCCCTGCAGCCAAGGCGCCTGCCAAGAAGGCTCCTGTTGCAGAACAGCCTGGCCTGGTCAGCCGTCTGCTGAAGGCCCTGGGCAGCCTCTTCTCCTCCGCCGAGAAAGAAGAAGCCAAGCCGCAGCCGAAGGACAACAAGCGCCAGCAGAACCGCAAAGGCGTGGATGCCCGCCGCCAGCAGAAAGGCCGTGGCCGTGGCCGCGACGAGCAACGCCAAGGCCGTGACGACAAGCGCGCCCAGGACGGCGAACAGCGCCGCGAGCGCCAACAGGGCCGTGGCCGTGACGAACAGCGT
This region includes:
- the rluC gene encoding 23S rRNA pseudouridine(955/2504/2580) synthase RluC — protein: MSTANNTATVQYVAVEPDLAGQRIDNFLRTFLKGVPKSLIYRVLRKGEVRVNKKRVKPEYKLEAGDQIRIPPLRVAEEKALPNANLSQVARLNDCVLYEDDSLMVVNKPAGLAVHGGSGLSFGLIEGLRALRPDAHFLELVHRLDRDTSGCILIAKKRSALRGLHEALREKTMQKDYLCLVRGDWPSAKRVIRAPLQKNTLQSGERMVRVDAEGKASETRFKVERRFNGVATLVNAFPVTGRTHQIRVHTQYAGHPIAGDDKYGDRDFDARLKGQGLERLMLHAWHLSFTHPNTGEPVSVTAKPDGSFAALVAALGKGQ
- the rne gene encoding ribonuclease E; the protein is MKRMLINATQAEELRVALVDGQKLYDLDIEHPGHEQKKANIYKGKITRVEPSLEAAFVDYGAERHGFLPLKEIARSYFVEGAKVSGRPNIKDVLKEGQEVIVQIDKEERGNKGAALTTFLSLAGSYLVLMPNNPRAGGISRRIEGDERTELKEALSHLEPPEGMGLIVRTAGVGKSAEELKWDLDVLLHHWNNIQEAAASRPAPFLIHQESNVIVRAIRDYLRRDVGEIVIDHARVFEEVKNHIQTMRPDFLSRVKHYKGEIPLFNYYQIESQIESAFQREVRLPSGGSIVIDSTEALTAIDINSARATKGGDIEETALNTNLEAADEIARQLRLRDLGGLVVIDFIDMTPARHQREVENRLADAVRADRARVQLGRISRFGLMEMSRQRLRPSLGDSSNHVCPRCTGTGYIRSTESLALSILRLIEEESLKDNTAQVEAQVPVSVAAYLLNEKRGAIRFIEQRHDVRVFIVPNQYLETPHFEVLRHREDEELEEPSYDMTKGQDKRAPVYVPPVAAKHQKADEPALKGLQAPAAPAPSAAPAAKAPAKKAPVAEQPGLVSRLLKALGSLFSSAEKEEAKPQPKDNKRQQNRKGVDARRQQKGRGRGRDEQRQGRDDKRAQDGEQRRERQQGRGRDEQRQGREEQRGRDEQRQGREEQRGRDDRTRDNRARDEKAAEQRESRREEERNKRRQRDDEQQSAKRQQRSREDQTDKVEETEDQVEEKVPQQRRERRQLTQSVRMDGELKPQPPKAEQPKVEPVEEPQAELEAVETVTEALVEEREERNDDRQRRRGPRHLRGHRRPRPERQNGEQEEALVAEPVEAMAPVAEEAAVAVTAEAPEAEPAVVETTAAPEAAEVVAEAPQAEIEAQVEAVEEAAPVLVESKAEAEEAVVEAETAATTAAEVVAEPEVEAPVEPIAKAKPAKKEKAAQPKKAKTQGRAQAPMARPAEVALPPVVRNPQPFERKAVAHSGRAGGLGQPASRVSSPMTKV